From Pseudomonas sp. FP2335, the proteins below share one genomic window:
- a CDS encoding YicC/YloC family endoribonuclease — protein MVHSMTAFARVEKAGVQGTLSWELRSVNSRYLEPHLRLPESFRDLEGAVREALRQGISRGKLECTLRFTEETTGKPLQVDRDRAAQLVAAAETIAGLIKQPAALNPLEVLAWPGVLVADASDPQALNAEALALFNQGLKELKAGREREGAELARLINERLTSIEEDVVTLRELVPQMLATQRQKVLDRFTDMKADLDPTRLEQEMVLLAQKSDVAEELDRLSTHILEVRRVLKSAGAAGRRLDFLMQELNREANTLGSKAFDPRSTQAAVNLKVLIEQMREQVQNIE, from the coding sequence ATGGTGCACAGCATGACCGCCTTCGCCCGCGTCGAAAAAGCCGGCGTCCAAGGCACCCTGAGCTGGGAACTGCGCTCGGTCAACAGCCGCTACCTGGAGCCGCACCTGCGCCTGCCGGAATCGTTCCGCGACCTCGAAGGCGCCGTCCGTGAAGCACTGCGTCAGGGCATCTCCCGCGGCAAGCTGGAGTGCACCCTGCGTTTTACCGAGGAAACCACCGGCAAGCCGCTGCAGGTAGACCGCGACCGCGCCGCGCAACTGGTCGCCGCCGCCGAGACCATCGCCGGCCTGATCAAGCAACCCGCCGCGCTGAACCCCCTGGAAGTCCTGGCCTGGCCCGGCGTGCTGGTGGCCGACGCCAGCGACCCGCAAGCCCTCAACGCCGAAGCCCTCGCCCTGTTCAACCAGGGCTTGAAGGAACTGAAAGCCGGCCGCGAGCGTGAAGGCGCCGAACTGGCCCGTTTGATCAACGAACGCCTGACGTCGATCGAAGAAGACGTGGTCACCCTGCGCGAGCTGGTACCGCAGATGCTGGCGACCCAACGCCAGAAGGTCCTCGATCGCTTCACCGACATGAAAGCCGACCTCGACCCGACGCGCCTGGAGCAGGAAATGGTGCTGTTGGCGCAAAAGAGCGACGTCGCCGAAGAGCTCGACCGCCTGAGCACCCACATCCTTGAAGTGCGCCGCGTGCTCAAGTCCGCCGGCGCCGCCGGTCGGCGCCTGGACTTCCTGATGCAGGAACTCAACCGGGAAGCCAATACACTGGGTTCCAAGGCGTTCGATCCGCGCAGCACACAAGCGGCGGTCAACCTTAAAGTGTTGATCGAGCAGATGCGCGAACAAGTACAGAATATTGAGTAA